From the genome of Terriglobia bacterium:
CGCGGGCTCGCCAGCCGCGGCCTCCTGAGCCCCGGCCTCGGGACCGCCGTTGATGAGATCCTTCAGCTCTTTGCCCGGCTTGAAGTAAGGGATGCGCTTCGCGGGCACGGCGACCCGGTCGCCGGTCTTCGGGTTCCTTCCCTGTCGGGAGCGGCGGCGGCGGACGCGGAAGCTGCCGAAACCCCTGAGCTCGATCTTGTCGTCCCGCTGGAGCGCTTCGACGACCGAGTCGAAGACCGTGTTCACGATGATTTCCGCCTGCTTCTTGCTGAGGCTCGAGACCCTGATCACTTCCTCCACGAGGTCGGCCTTGGTCATCGATTCCCCTCCGCCCTCAAGCGGGTGGCCAGCGGTCGCTCCGGCGCCCCCCCGTCGTCGTGCCTCATTCCTCG
Proteins encoded in this window:
- a CDS encoding integration host factor subunit beta, with product MTKADLVEEVIRVSSLSKKQAEIIVNTVFDSVVEALQRDDKIELRGFGSFRVRRRRSRQGRNPKTGDRVAVPAKRIPYFKPGKELKDLINGGPEAGAQEAAAGEPAGTPPQRL